From the genome of Solanum pennellii chromosome 6, SPENNV200:
ATGTCTATCAAGCTGTttactaaaacaaaataatcataaattctAGTAATAGTAAAGGTTATATTGATTTTTCCATTTGGCTCATTACTTTTGGGAAAGCTGTTTCTTTTGGGaggagaggggggggggggagggagTTAGCTTGTagatattgttgattttgtttttcGTTTATAGGCTTGTGTGGAAGGGAGGAATGTCAATGGGGAATATTTATGCACATTCAGCAGATTAGTCTCATTTTCACTTGAGGAAGTTAATGATTTTCTGACGTGTACTGCAAGTGTTTTCTTTTGGAGCTTGATTTAGAGAGTGTTTTTTGTGATCCGGAAAATTTCTCTTAGAAATCTAACCATAATAATATGTACCAACTgctcttgtttttctcatatCTCCATCTAGTGGACTTATTTTATAGGGATCGGATTTGCATGTTAACAAGATGTATTCCCCATTAATTTCAAAAGAACAAAGCTCATTATTCTCATAGGAATCGGTAGGTTTTCCCAGTAAAAACTTCATGTTGGTTTGTCAATTGCCCTTTCCTTTGCATACATCATGGCATTTGATCAAATTTCAAGGTTGATAAACATGACGGTGGGTGGGTGGGGCAGTAATAGTGGCAAAGTGGTATCCAGAAGGAAAAAGTTTCACAGGCACTAATTGGAAGTACAAAATAAGCGATGAATAGGCTATAAAGCATAATTAGTTTGTAACAAGAACCCATTGTGACCTACATAGTATTGCTGTAGGACCGACCTTCCTTTCAAGTAGTTGCTTCTAACAAAGATTATTGCAACCTGAGATCTTTGATTATTGAAGCTATTAGTAAAGACTCAAGCCTTTATTCATGCTTCCATGTCATCCATTAGCCTACAAATTTAGATAATGTGACAATATTTGGTCACGCTTAACACATACAATTCAGCTATATGACTATTGGGTTTATTCCCTGGCCTTGCCAAGACAAAGCCTGTTATGAAGGTTTACAGATCAATAGAATGCTTTTGAGATGGGAGGAAATGGAAATATAGGGGAGCCATTTGCTTATATTTGTTGGGTGGATGTATATTAGAGTTCCTCAGCTATAGtttttgtcttatttattttgattaggTGGTTATATTTGTGAGGTAAGTTCCTTCTCGTATAATTCCATGATTGTTTCGTGTATCATTTCACGTCCTGTGGTACTATTAATCAATCCAGCGTAACAAGAGCTTCTCTTCTTTTGACATGCATGATTGAGAGTCAAGAATAACAAGAATGACTACCTGAAGTATGAGTCATTACGCAAATAAGTGGAGGTCGAAATTGCTTCTTCTATAGACATCATTCAGAGAGAAGTGTTTGATTGCTTGTGGGACAAGATACTGATGGTGCATTAGATTGGTTTCTTCTTCCTGCACACCAATCACATTAACAATAGTTATTGGGGTTATGGGTTGTAGTAGGCAGATAGTTTTTTTTGCatttgttcaattatgtttacaGCCTTGCACTTCAGCATCACATCTAATTTTACTTGAGAGCATGCATTGTATTTCATTTGTGTCTAAAACATGTGACACTTTTTCACAGGTTAAGGAGATCCTAATTGAGGAGTCAAATGTGCAACCAGTTAATAGTCCAGTTACTGTTTGTGGGGATATACACggccaatttcatgatctaatGAAACTTTTCCACACTGGTGGTCATGTGCCAGAGACAAATTACATCTTTATGGTAAATGGTTTATTCCTAGTCCATAGATGGACGGTTACGGAttatcttttgaaaaaatttatgcCAGGATTCTAGTTCACCCATCTCTCATATTTGGGCAGGGAGATTTTGTTGATCGTGGATACAATAGTCTCGAAGTTTTCACAATTTTATTGCTCCTTAAAGCAAGGTATGgtaagaaatatttatatagaatTTGCATCACCTGTCTACTTTAGGAAAATGGTTTTACTGCTTATTCCTTACTGTCTCATGAGGAATCATTAGGTTGATAAAATTGTTAATTGCGCTGTGAACTTTGTGCTGTGGACACATATATTTTGATAAACGTTGtattatcttttaaataaaattaccgTAGGTActgttttctttttcaaatcaatttgatgaTCATGGGAAGCATTGAGCTTTTATAATATTCATGTTTTTGCCTATATGTTATGATGGTTCCCCTTCTCTTGTTCTCTGTCTTCCACTTTACCCAGTATTTTCATCTTCAACGATTGACTCATATTATCTTCTTTGCCTCAGTTGagcaaatatgaattttgtatggCACTGGCAGCTGTTGATTTTCCTGCTAGTCTATTGAAAGGTGATAGGGCATTGGTTCTTATTTatctacctttttttttaatttgctaCCAGATATCCAGCAAACATTACACTTTTACGCGGGAATCATGAGAGCAGGCAGCTAACTCAGGTATTACATGTTATGCTTAAATTCAGAGATCATAGCTATTTAAGAAGTGTGTGTTTGACGTAAGTACCATAGATGCGCTTGGAATTCtttattataacaattttttggAAGCCATTCTTGACCCCTccccaaatttaaaaaatacttgttcctttttcttcttaaagAAGCAATTGTTCTGTTGCTGTCATTGGGCTGTTTGACTAAATCTGCAGACAGCAGATCTAAAATTGGCAGTTATGGCTCCCAAGGCCATTGGGAGTTTGACTTGTTATTGGGAAAAAACAAGATTCTTCtgttttaaagtaaattttataCCTAATTTGTGTTTCTGGCTTAAGAGCGTTTTGCTAGAGTGTCCAGCTCAACTTTTGGAATTCTTGGATTCTCTAATGATGTAATACAGAAAGTAGACTGCGCCCCGACTTCCGTAATTTATGCTAGTACCAGCTTGGTACCATTATATCAATAATCTACCTTACCTTaccccaaaaaaagaaagaagtccCCCAAGGCCTTTAATCTGTATTAGTGATAAGGGTATAAGGGGATGTGTGGGTAGGGTGAGTTTGAACCCTGCTGCTGCTGATGGAAGTTTGGTATTTAAGTGGAGGCAAAATAAAGGGGTGGGACCATACACACCtgataaataaaagaagaagagggTGGGGCCATACTCTGCTGAGTTTCAAACTTGTGGGTCGATAGGAGTTGGGCCATCTAATACATTGTACTTCTcagttataaaaaaatgatagagAGAGAATGAGCTGGTCGTTACTCTCTGTGAGGGTTTCTTTTTTTTGAACTCACGCTTGGACAATATTTAATACTCTCTTGTATTCTTAATGATTACTGTTGTTGCATTCTATGCTCATTGTATTTATGGGTTCTAGCCTTGAAATATCAGTAAGGCGACTCATGATGACTGTGTTGCAAAGGCCTAACTGGAGTAGCCTTTGAGCTTGGTGCAGCTAATGTTGATGCATTCTGGAGGAAGCTTGCTTTGTAACTTGACTTTTATTCAGTATTTGCTTATTacttttattgttgttgctgctgctctTATTTTAAGTTGATATCTTTGGTTTTGTTCTGTTCACACTTAGAGTTCTTTGAAGATTTGCTTCTATGGGATGGATTTATGCATGGCATGCAAAGGATCGCACCTCCTAGACATGTTATTTTCTGATATTTACTTTCTACCTGTTTTTAATAGGTCTATGGATTCTATGATGAATGCCAAAGGAAGTATGGAAATGCAAATGCTTGGCGGTATTGCACTGACGTATTTGACTATCTGACTCTCTCGGCAATTATAGATGGAACAGTATGTTCTGGTACTCTTGATAAGATAATAATTGTTTGGCcatatcttttatatattaatcCGCCTGTGTTCCAATTCAGGTACTATGTGTCCATGGTGGCCTTTCTCCGGATGTTAGGACTATTGATCAGGTAGCTGACTTGAATGTTGACGTGTTCTGTTTTTTTACTGTAACAAGTTTCAGATTGTTCAAGTGTATTGATGTGATATATCTTGACTTAGGCGATGAAATCAATATGCGGGATCATAAAgaactaatattgattcttggTTATCCACTGAGTTTTGAATCTATAAACAACAGATTTATCGGTTAACCAAAAAACAAACAATCAAGGAACTGATATAGCTTCTTTTTGTTTATGACATGCAGATCAGGGTCATTGAACGTAATTGTGAAATTCCGCATGAAGGGCCTTTTTGTGATCTTATGTGGAGTGATCCTGAAGAGATTGAAACATGGGCAGTAAGTCCTCGAGGAGCAGGTTGGCTGTTTGGATCCAGGGTTACCACTGAGGTAAGTGGGTTAAAGATGTTAGATATTGCTATATTTCCTTTTCTAACAATGTTCTCATGCCATGCTTGCAGTTTAATCACATCAATAAGTTGGATCTAGTTTGTCGGGCTCATCAACTTGTCCAGGAAGGTCTGAAGTACATGTTCCAGGACAAAGGACTCGTTACTGTGAGTACTGAGTAATAAATTGTTTATGGCATGTTGAACATACATTCTTTTAAACATGTAGTAAGTATATTTTATGTGACCCGTTTCCTTTGAATATGAAGGTTTGGTCTGCTCCCAACTACTGTTATCGCTGTGGAAATGTTGCTTCAATATTGAGCTTCAATGAGAATATGGTACTTTTGCTCTTTTCAATGCTTATTCAACTTCTAGTTAGCCTTTCTGAAATAAAGGGATTACCTAGTAATGCCCTTTCTGTTTGATTGTGTATTCTGACGATCGTTGTACTTCAAAGTGATGAGtacctattttttaaaaattgatcttGCATTTCATGATTCAACATGGTATGAGTTAGGTTAAATTGAAGTTTGCCTATTGTAGTTGGATCATAGAAGGGTGTTCATCCTAGGACTTCATTATTAACCTTGTTTCTTATCAGAAAATTGATGGAAATGTGTCAAAGGAGTGCTGAAATACTTCAATCAAAATTGAAATCATCTTAAATTCTTAATGATCTAGGAAGTATCACGTTCCAGTATAAAGGGTTGGCAATGTGATGCGAGATACTGATGCCGACCGTTCCTTTGATAAAGTTCCTTGTGGAGCTGCTTTGTTGCTCTCTTGGTGACTAGTATTAGTATTAGAAGATTTTGATAAGATCTGTTTACCACTATACATTAGAAACGTGGAGTGTAATTGCATAGTTATACTGGCTTAGCTATGTGGTAAGGAAGATGGAGAGAACATGGAACGTTTTAGGCAGTTTCTCTTTAGAGCATTCTCCACTGGCAGTTGTTCTATGATCTGAACTCCAGCTTTTGGAACGTGTAGTGTTAGCGGTGCATATCTTTATAtctatttgtttatttatgttttccTGACAACTTTTTTTATAATGGATATTTTTGCTGTGTTTGATAGAatctttcttattcttatttttgttcTGTTTTATCAGGAGAGAGAGGTGAAGTTCTTCACTGAAACTGAAGAAAACAACCAGATGCGAGGACCCAGGACAGGAGTACCTTATTTCTTATGAGTGCGTACTTGCCTTTTGTTGATTGATATTATTTCTGCACTCTGTGCCGTCCCTTGTTAGAGGGAAATTGAAGCGGAAACTATCTACTTGGCGGGAACCAGATTGCTGTGTGGCTTGCTTCTCTCTCATAAGATGGCGATACATACCTAGCTTGTTGGGCTGATCCTGCTTTCGAATAGTTTGTGCTATGTATTCACAATGGCCTTTTCATGTTTGTTCCCATCTGTTCCATAATTATTCTTACCTGTGTCATAGTTTGAACTCTACCTCAAATCAGATTACGAGATGTTAGATTTCTTCTTGCAATGCTAGAGTACCCTTTCCTTGAAAAATGGGTCCATTTACTTTCAAAAGCGCAGTATTAGAAGTTGGTGGTACACTCACGAAATTGGCATTTGTTTTGCCTCCCAGAAGGGGACTTTAGTTTTTTCCACAAATTAGTTCAACACCTTTCAGCTTCACTGTACCAAAAATCCCAGTAATTGTTGTTTGTGCAGCAACATTTCACGATTATTTGACATCGTAATTACTGTTGATCTTCACTCTTCAGTTTCCGTAT
Proteins encoded in this window:
- the LOC107023687 gene encoding phytochrome-associated serine/threonine-protein phosphatase 3, which gives rise to MDLDQWITKVKEGQHLAEDELQLLCEYVKEILIEESNVQPVNSPVTVCGDIHGQFHDLMKLFHTGGHVPETNYIFMGDFVDRGYNSLEVFTILLLLKARYPANITLLRGNHESRQLTQVYGFYDECQRKYGNANAWRYCTDVFDYLTLSAIIDGTVLCVHGGLSPDVRTIDQIRVIERNCEIPHEGPFCDLMWSDPEEIETWAVSPRGAGWLFGSRVTTEFNHINKLDLVCRAHQLVQEGLKYMFQDKGLVTVWSAPNYCYRCGNVASILSFNENMEREVKFFTETEENNQMRGPRTGVPYFL